In Gouania willdenowi chromosome 15, fGouWil2.1, whole genome shotgun sequence, one DNA window encodes the following:
- the LOC114476459 gene encoding arachidonate 5-lipoxygenase-like: MNSYTVTVATGHQWFAGTDDYIYITLVGTEQCSDKTLLDKPLYDDFERGAVDSYEVKVGQDLGQLVLVKIEKQKYWMQDSWYCRYVTVKTPSGEHVEFPCYRWLVDDKNVVLRDGKARLPQDDENILVKQQRQKELEIRRMTYRWKEWQPGFPMSIDANRHKDLPRDIQFDSEKEVNFVLNYTKAIENLCVNKFMNMFQSSWNDLADFESIFLRIKNTNIEYVMQHWKEDSMFGYQFLNGCNPVLIEKCFKLPDKLPVTHEMVSSSLDRNLTLEQELEAGNIFICDYELLEGVSANCTDLCTQQYLAAPICLLYKNTQNKIVPIAIQLSQTPGKDAPIFLPSDAHYDWLLAKIWVRSSDFQIHQTVTHLLRTHLISEMFAIAMFRQLPAVHPVFKLLLPHVRFTIAINTKAREELICEGGIFDKANGTGGGGHVQLVQKAMKTLTFRSLCFPDMIRMRCMDNNEEMPKYFYRDDGYRVWEATKSFVSDVMCIYYSNDERVQGDGEIQAFVKDVRNFGMQDSDHCGFPKCLNSREELIEYLTVIVFTASAQHAAVNFGQYDWCSWIPNAPATMRKPPPNQKGLATLSLIMESLPDRGRSSWHLGAVWALSQYQENELFLGMYPDEHFTEGRVKAAMEKFRKELAGISESIKIRDEKKRMPYCYLRPDKIPNSVTV, translated from the exons ATGAATTCTTACACAGTGACTGTTGCCACAGGACATCAGTGGTTCGCAGGGACGGATGACTACATCTACATCACGCTGGTGGGCACAGAGCAATGCAGCGACAAAACACTGCTGGACAAGCCTCTTTACGACGACTTTGAGAGAGGGGCG GTGGACTCCTATGAGGTGAAAGTGGGGCAAGACCTGGGTCAGCTTGTGTTGGTAAAGATTGAGAAGCAGAAATACTGGATGCAAGATAGCTGGTACTGCCGGTACGTCACAGTCAAAACACCATCCGGAGAGCACGTGGAGTTCCCCTGTTACCGCTGGCTGGTGGATGATAAGAATGTGGTGCTGCGGGATGGAAAAG CACGTCTGCCCCAGGATGATGAGAACATTCTAGTCAAGCAGCAGAGACAGAAAGAGCTGGAGATAAGGAGGATGACTTACAG GTGGAAGGAGTGGCAGCCAGGCTTTCCAATGAGCATCGACGCTAACAGACACAAAGACCTTCCCCGGGACATACAGTTTGATAGTGAAAAGGAAGTGAACTTCGTACTGAATTACACCAAGGC AATAGAAAACCTGTGTGTAAACAAGTTCATGAACATGTTCCAGTCCTCCTGGAATGACTTAGCTGATTTTGAGTCTATCTTCCTCAgaatcaaaaatacaaacattg AGTATGTGATGCAACACTGGAAAGAAGACTCCATGTTTGGGTACCAGTTTTTGAATGGCTGCAATCCTGTTCTGATCGAGAAGTGCTTTAAACTTCCTGACAAACTTCCTGTTACACATGAGATGGTTTCCTCGAGCCTTGACAGGAATTTGACATTGGAGCAGGAGTTAGAG GCTGGTAACATCTTCATATGTGATTATGAATTGTTAGAAGGCGTCAGTGCAAACTGCACAGACCTCTGTACACAGCAGTATCTCGCTGCTCCCATCTGTCTGCTGTACAAAAACACTCAGAACAAGATTGTGCCCATCGCCATACAG ctcaGCCAGACTCCTGGTAAAGACGCTCCCATCTTTCTGCCCTCTGATGCTCACTATGACTGGCTGCTGGCAAAGATCTGGGTGCGTTCATCTGATTTTCAAATCCACCAGACTGTCACACACCTGCTAAGGACGCATTTGATTTCTGAGATGTTTGCCATCGCCATGTTCAGGCAACTTCCTGCTGTTCATCCTGTCTTTAAG CTACTCCTCCCACATGTTCGTTTCACCATCGCCATCAACACCAAAGCTAGAGAGGAACTCATCTGTGAGGGTGGAATCTTTGATAAG GCCAATGGAACAGGTGGGGGAGGTCATGTGCAGCTGGTTCAGAAAGCCATGAAGACTCTGACCTTCAGGTCGTTGTGCTTCCCTGACATGATCAGGATGCGATGCATGGACAACAATGAAGAAATGCCCAAATACTTCTACAGGGATGATGGATACAGGGTGTGGGAGGCCACCAAAAG CTTCGTGTCTGATGTGATGTGTATATACTACAGCAATGATGAGAGGGTGCAGGGAGATGGAGAGATTCAGGCTTTTGTCAAGGATGTGCGCAACTTTGGTATGCAGGACTCTGATCATTGCG GATTTCCTAAGTGTCTGAACTCTCGTGAGGAGCTGATCGAGTACCTGACTGTCATCGTGTTCACAGCTTCAGCACAACACGCAGCCGTCAACTTTGGACAG TATGACTGGTGCTCCTGGATCCCGAATGCTCCAGCCACCATGAGAAAGCCCCCACCCAACCAGAAGGGCTTAGCAACGCTGAGTTTGATCATGGAGAGTCTCCCAGATCGAGGACGTTCTAGCTGGCATCTGGGAGCTGTGTGGGCACTGAGCCAGTACCAGGAGAATGAA CTGTTCCTGGGCATGTATCCTGATGAGCACTTCACAGAGGGACGAGTGAAAGCAGCCATGGAGAAGTTCAGGAAGGAGCTGGCAGGAATATCTGAAAGCATCAAGATAAGAGACGAGAAAAAGAGGATGCCATACTGCTACCTGCGTCCAGACAAAATCCCCAACAGTGTCACTGTTTGA